In Methanosarcina siciliae T4/M, one genomic interval encodes:
- a CDS encoding methyltransferase domain-containing protein: MSEVNFNSRAFTYAKNSLVQKSASEVLLNLLSIQPGEDVLDLCCGPGHITKKIAQITGGNVMGIDISQGMIEQAISSGQEFTNLTYSVMDAEDFELPVNFDVIVCNSAFQWFQKPEQAITRCFNALKQEGRIGIQAPATRMYCPNFVAAIEKIRNHPGIREIFKSFKNPWFFLESEEEYEQLFRSCGFDIIHSEIRKESNLFSPEEAYKIYQSGAENGYLNQAFYTETLDEDYISSFRKVVKETFEEQTDDSGMIDLKFKRIYLIAKKQ; encoded by the coding sequence ATGTCAGAAGTAAACTTTAATTCCAGGGCTTTTACGTATGCAAAAAATTCACTTGTTCAAAAGTCGGCTTCCGAAGTCCTTCTGAACCTGTTATCGATTCAACCCGGAGAAGATGTCCTTGACCTCTGCTGCGGACCGGGGCATATCACAAAAAAAATCGCGCAGATCACAGGAGGAAATGTGATGGGCATCGACATTTCTCAGGGTATGATAGAACAGGCAATAAGCTCCGGCCAGGAGTTTACGAATTTAACATATTCCGTAATGGATGCCGAAGATTTTGAGCTTCCTGTCAACTTTGATGTTATCGTCTGTAATTCGGCTTTCCAGTGGTTTCAAAAACCTGAACAGGCAATAACTCGCTGTTTTAATGCTCTCAAGCAGGAAGGCAGAATCGGGATACAGGCTCCGGCTACCCGGATGTATTGTCCTAACTTCGTTGCAGCGATAGAGAAAATACGTAACCATCCGGGTATACGAGAGATATTTAAAAGCTTTAAAAATCCGTGGTTTTTCCTCGAAAGTGAAGAAGAATATGAACAGCTATTCAGGAGTTGCGGATTTGATATTATTCATAGTGAAATTAGAAAAGAGTCGAATCTCTTCTCTCCTGAAGAAGCGTATAAGATTTATCAATCCGGAGCCGAAAACGGTTATTTGAACCAGGCATTTTATACGGAAACCCTGGACGAAGATTACATAAGTTCTTTCCGGAAAGTGGTTAAAGAAACTTTTGAAGAACAAACAGATGATTCAGGCATGATCGACTTAAAATTCAAAAGAATCTACCTAATAGCTAAAAAACAATGA
- a CDS encoding NUDIX domain-containing protein, whose protein sequence is MSTYSNGILLFRFRNERPEVMLVHPGGPIWAKKDYGVWSIPKGLPEEHESPLDTAKREFREETGFEVEGEFIDLGELNQPNRKIVHVWALEKDLDIINTVSNTFTLEWPKNSGKIHEYPEVDKAGWFDIELARKKIRKGQIGFLDKLMDAINYSRKEENFDKEKRYRQTTLF, encoded by the coding sequence ATGAGTACATATAGCAATGGCATTCTTTTATTCAGGTTCAGGAATGAGAGACCCGAAGTAATGCTGGTTCATCCGGGTGGGCCTATCTGGGCAAAAAAGGACTATGGAGTGTGGTCAATACCCAAAGGGCTGCCCGAAGAGCATGAATCCCCTCTTGATACGGCAAAAAGAGAATTTAGGGAAGAGACGGGTTTTGAGGTTGAAGGCGAATTTATTGATCTGGGGGAGTTAAATCAACCTAATAGAAAAATAGTTCATGTTTGGGCTCTTGAAAAAGACCTGGATATAATAAATACCGTAAGTAATACATTTACGCTTGAGTGGCCAAAAAACTCCGGGAAAATACACGAGTATCCGGAGGTCGACAAAGCAGGCTGGTTCGATATTGAGCTGGCCAGGAAAAAAATACGAAAAGGACAGATAGGTTTTCTTGATAAACTCATGGACGCTATAAATTACTCCCGGAAAGAAGAGAATTTTGATAAGGAAAAAAGGTATAGACAAACTACATTATTTTAA
- a CDS encoding NUDIX domain-containing protein, giving the protein MSTYSNGILLFRFRNERLEVMLVHPGGPIWAKKDYGVWSIPKGLPEEHESPLDTAKREFREETGFEAEGEFIDLGELNQPNRKIVHIWALEKNLCNI; this is encoded by the coding sequence TTGAGTACATATAGCAATGGCATTCTTTTATTCAGGTTCAGGAATGAGAGACTCGAAGTAATGCTGGTTCATCCGGGTGGGCCTATCTGGGCAAAAAAGGACTATGGAGTGTGGTCAATACCCAAAGGGCTGCCCGAAGAGCATGAATCCCCTCTTGATACGGCAAAAAGAGAATTTAGAGAAGAGACGGGTTTTGAGGCTGAAGGCGAATTTATTGATCTGGGGGAGTTAAATCAACCTAATAGAAAAATAGTTCATATATGGGCTCTTGAAAAGAATCTATGTAATATATAG
- a CDS encoding NosD domain-containing protein: MALLCKKNKFQFLTIACLIILIASGTAASTPVGLVPPSPPAFSTLYVGGGSGNYTTIQAAVDNASPGDTIIVYPGTYTEVIDVDVANLTIRSLSGNPDDTIVRTFSPSHNFKVIANNVTISGFNITGEGYYTGVFITGVSGVNIINNKFSGNDCAIQMESSGGCNLINNTVSDSTSYGFYLSSPSNCLLANNTISNTEYQGIYLYYSGSCGLTGNTVSDTGYEGIYLSNSSNCNLVNNTVSNSGYDGIYLYYSGRCNLTDNIVSDSYDNGITLYSSENCNLSGNTISNPYDDGILLYYAGSSILTNNTVSNSDYGIYIEDSDGTVMRNNTVSSGEYGLELDNVKNCTLEDNIMSGNRYNFGFSVDDYDHSNNTGNIIDTSNLVDGKPIYFLEGEPDPSIGSNAGAIYCINCGNVEIKDVVLQNVTNGISLYNTSANLANNTINNTKIGIGLAYLQDVSISDSKVKNSNYGIGLQYTENVTIVDNSVRNSTCGVYMNNSESCTLKGNSVQDATESYGLLSSRNSGLVRSEENNLLTGTTLFTSELVQARRVYGFGIYSRYCRGIRLANNAVDRAGYKGIYFEDCQGAVIAHNSVNDVGYHGIHLYNSSSVEFIDNTVRNVTFTYDRFTSANSPLVSSSLVSDSQKSGFGIFFDEIRDFRLEGNYVEDSSQVVGICLYEPVNATLKSNTLENCKIGLAVLDGYNCSVSDCSVTNCSSGGILIQNYQAGEGAEYTVTGCTVDGSAFGLLVTGKSILADNTLTGNSYGLVIYDMNNSLIYGNTIVENSLAGLAIDLDQTEIFSRIGLEGSMEKPESGNNTIYNNYLSNVNNTLIYSEANNSWNTSKTSGESIVGGPYLGGNYWANPSGTGFSENCTDSDKDGIADSSYEFVNGTFDYLPLTEIPSTTTKHRSSANYIPSSGNSTGVSGIDSAQKRVVAGSKTSFSFNNPVSGIMGLSFTSQLYSGNVIVRIELLEADRYEKTPESAIYQMMNILVGNERFESENNINAASVNFRVSKSWVEENNIDVSTITINRFNEDEWNALPTEMTSEDEEYYYFTAETPGLSRYAITGEELGTVVITPTEEEEPVTITGEEQTTDRDKKAPGFESAFVIFGILASEFLAKKRIMK, encoded by the coding sequence ATGGCATTACTATGCAAAAAAAATAAGTTTCAATTTTTAACAATTGCATGTTTAATCATTCTTATTGCCAGTGGAACAGCAGCCTCTACACCTGTTGGACTGGTTCCACCTTCTCCACCGGCATTTTCAACCCTATACGTTGGAGGGGGCAGCGGTAATTATACAACTATCCAGGCTGCGGTAGACAATGCAAGTCCTGGAGATACGATAATTGTCTATCCGGGAACGTATACGGAGGTTATAGATGTTGATGTAGCAAACCTCACCATTCGTTCCCTTTCCGGAAATCCCGACGATACGATTGTAAGAACGTTTTCCCCGAGCCACAACTTCAAAGTAATTGCCAATAACGTGACCATCAGTGGATTCAATATTACCGGGGAAGGATACTATACGGGAGTTTTCATAACCGGGGTTTCAGGGGTTAATATAATCAATAACAAGTTTTCGGGGAACGACTGCGCTATTCAGATGGAGAGTTCCGGCGGATGCAACCTGATCAACAATACGGTTTCCGATTCTACCAGTTATGGCTTCTATCTCAGCTCTCCCAGCAACTGTCTTCTTGCCAACAACACAATTTCAAATACTGAGTATCAAGGCATCTATCTGTATTATTCAGGAAGCTGTGGCCTGACAGGCAACACGGTCTCGGATACTGGTTATGAAGGTATTTATCTCTCAAATTCTAGCAACTGTAATCTTGTCAACAACACAGTCTCAAACAGTGGTTATGATGGCATTTACCTGTATTATTCCGGCCGCTGTAATCTTACCGATAACATTGTTTCAGATAGTTATGACAATGGTATTACTCTGTATAGTTCGGAAAATTGCAATCTCTCCGGTAACACAATCTCAAACCCTTACGACGATGGCATCCTTCTTTATTATGCAGGAAGTTCCATTCTGACAAACAATACCGTTTCAAACTCGGATTATGGCATATATATTGAAGATTCTGACGGAACTGTCATGAGGAATAACACTGTAAGTTCAGGAGAATACGGACTCGAACTCGATAATGTCAAAAACTGTACTCTTGAAGACAATATTATGTCCGGAAATCGGTACAACTTCGGATTCAGTGTTGACGACTATGACCATTCCAACAACACCGGGAACATAATTGACACCAGCAATCTTGTCGACGGAAAACCGATTTACTTCCTTGAAGGGGAGCCAGATCCATCAATCGGAAGTAACGCAGGAGCAATCTATTGCATAAACTGCGGAAATGTTGAAATTAAGGATGTTGTGCTGCAGAACGTCACAAATGGGATTAGTCTGTATAACACGAGTGCAAATCTGGCCAACAACACCATAAACAACACAAAAATCGGAATCGGACTTGCATACTTGCAGGATGTCAGCATCTCGGACAGCAAGGTTAAGAATTCCAATTACGGAATTGGATTACAGTATACTGAGAATGTAACTATTGTTGACAATAGTGTCAGGAACTCCACATGTGGCGTTTACATGAACAATTCCGAAAGCTGTACGCTTAAGGGCAATTCTGTTCAGGATGCAACGGAAAGCTATGGACTTCTTTCTTCCAGAAACTCAGGACTTGTTCGCAGCGAGGAAAACAACCTCCTGACGGGAACTACCCTCTTTACATCGGAACTCGTACAGGCTCGGAGAGTCTATGGCTTTGGGATCTACTCTAGATATTGCCGGGGAATCAGGCTCGCGAACAATGCCGTTGACCGGGCAGGCTACAAAGGCATTTATTTTGAAGACTGTCAGGGTGCCGTGATTGCGCATAATTCGGTAAACGATGTCGGCTACCATGGTATTCACCTGTACAATTCAAGCAGTGTAGAATTTATTGATAATACGGTCAGGAATGTGACATTTACTTATGATAGGTTTACATCTGCAAATTCCCCTCTCGTCAGTTCCTCCCTTGTAAGCGATAGTCAGAAATCAGGATTTGGAATCTTTTTTGATGAGATACGGGACTTCAGACTCGAAGGCAACTACGTTGAAGACTCTTCTCAGGTCGTGGGCATTTGTCTCTATGAACCGGTGAATGCCACCCTTAAAAGCAACACTCTCGAAAACTGTAAGATTGGACTTGCAGTCCTCGATGGCTACAACTGCAGTGTAAGTGATTGTTCCGTAACTAATTGTAGTTCCGGAGGAATCCTGATTCAAAATTACCAGGCAGGCGAGGGAGCCGAATATACGGTAACAGGCTGTACTGTAGATGGAAGTGCCTTCGGGCTTCTGGTAACGGGAAAAAGCATCCTTGCCGATAATACTTTAACCGGCAATTCTTACGGCCTGGTGATCTATGATATGAATAACAGCCTGATCTACGGCAACACAATTGTTGAAAATAGCCTTGCAGGACTTGCTATAGATCTGGATCAGACGGAAATTTTCTCACGCATCGGACTTGAAGGGAGCATGGAAAAACCCGAGAGTGGAAATAACACCATCTACAACAACTACTTAAGCAACGTAAACAACACCCTCATCTACAGCGAGGCTAACAACAGCTGGAACACCAGCAAAACTTCAGGGGAAAGTATAGTTGGAGGCCCTTATCTCGGAGGTAACTACTGGGCAAACCCCAGCGGGACAGGCTTTTCCGAAAACTGCACGGACTCTGACAAAGACGGAATTGCCGATTCTTCCTATGAATTTGTAAACGGAACCTTTGACTATCTGCCCCTTACGGAAATTCCCTCCACGACAACAAAGCACAGAAGCTCTGCCAATTACATTCCCTCAAGTGGAAACAGTACCGGAGTCTCAGGTATTGACAGTGCCCAGAAAAGGGTTGTTGCGGGGTCCAAAACCAGCTTTAGCTTCAATAATCCTGTTTCCGGAATAATGGGGCTCAGTTTCACATCCCAGCTGTATTCCGGAAATGTTATTGTTAGGATTGAACTGCTTGAAGCCGATAGGTACGAAAAAACTCCCGAAAGCGCAATCTATCAGATGATGAATATCCTGGTAGGAAACGAACGGTTCGAAAGTGAAAACAATATTAATGCAGCATCCGTTAACTTCAGGGTCTCAAAGAGCTGGGTCGAAGAAAACAATATCGATGTCTCAACCATAACGATAAACAGGTTCAATGAAGACGAATGGAATGCTCTTCCGACAGAAATGACTTCTGAAGACGAAGAATACTACTATTTCACGGCAGAAACCCCGGGTTTATCCCGCTATGCTATTACAGGAGAAGAGCTCGGGACTGTGGTGATCACTCCGACTGAAGAAGAAGAACCCGTGACAATTACCGGTGAGGAGCAAACAACTGACAGAGATAAGAAAGCACCAGGATTTGAAAGTGCCTTTGTGATTTTTGGGATCCTTGCTTCAGAATTTCTTGCAAAGAAGAGAATCATGAAATAA
- a CDS encoding right-handed parallel beta-helix repeat-containing protein, whose amino-acid sequence MTIGPSGCNYTVDGDDDQVQINQALAAVDALGGGVVELVGPFTYDITGTILIGDDTTLISTTGAVIRLNDDCMWNSMVPVIGQLDSTYTATHDVEICGLEFDCNEANLTHLGTYDSNNLERKWGKGFYNTIYIRGGTSEANFAYNISIHDNHFYDGMGDSARIFNAKNFTYYANEAENMQHATVYCAQVLGADIYDNEIEHITNAGIRFDNSEDAIIHDNILRDYTGTTSAPKYGSEGIQIGNQDAISRLTNNITIYDNDIQGGLDAIQLMDALGTAGTTAQTVLIYNNTIHNSGICTWAKYNGAISVWNWGNGLTIYHNQINDSYGAGILVYNAYSGCTMDVYENNIVGVYDTLATNPTYQLGVTGYGILNYIGSAYMDVNATSNYITGCSTGAYYGVTPTSTASEPNVW is encoded by the coding sequence TTGACAATTGGACCGTCCGGATGTAACTATACAGTTGACGGTGATGATGATCAGGTGCAGATAAATCAAGCACTCGCTGCAGTAGATGCACTGGGCGGTGGAGTAGTCGAACTCGTAGGTCCTTTTACTTATGATATTACGGGAACTATTCTCATTGGAGATGATACTACACTGATTAGTACGACGGGCGCAGTCATTAGGTTGAATGATGATTGCATGTGGAACTCCATGGTGCCTGTGATTGGTCAGTTGGATAGTACTTATACGGCAACCCATGACGTAGAGATCTGTGGCCTGGAATTCGATTGTAATGAAGCAAACCTTACACACCTTGGAACTTACGACAGCAATAACCTAGAAAGAAAATGGGGTAAGGGTTTCTACAATACAATCTATATCAGAGGAGGGACTTCAGAAGCAAACTTTGCATACAACATCTCAATCCATGATAACCACTTCTATGATGGCATGGGAGATTCGGCAAGAATTTTCAATGCAAAAAACTTCACATACTATGCAAACGAAGCGGAGAATATGCAGCATGCTACCGTCTACTGTGCTCAGGTCTTAGGAGCAGACATCTATGATAATGAGATCGAGCATATTACCAATGCAGGTATAAGGTTCGACAACTCAGAAGATGCAATCATCCACGACAACATCCTAAGAGACTACACAGGCACAACCAGTGCACCCAAGTATGGTAGTGAAGGTATTCAGATCGGTAATCAGGATGCCATCAGCCGACTGACCAACAATATCACCATCTACGACAACGATATCCAAGGCGGACTTGATGCTATCCAGCTGATGGATGCATTAGGCACAGCTGGAACAACTGCCCAGACAGTCCTCATCTACAACAACACAATCCACAATAGTGGGATATGTACCTGGGCAAAGTACAATGGTGCTATCTCAGTCTGGAATTGGGGCAATGGATTAACCATCTACCACAACCAGATCAACGACTCCTACGGAGCAGGTATCCTGGTCTACAACGCTTACTCAGGTTGTACAATGGACGTGTACGAGAACAACATAGTAGGCGTCTACGACACACTTGCTACCAACCCAACATACCAGTTAGGTGTTACCGGGTATGGTATTCTCAACTACATAGGATCTGCCTACATGGATGTAAATGCCACCAGTAACTACATAACAGGATGTAGCACAGGAGCATACTACGGAGTGACTCCAACTTCCACGGCATCCGAACCTAATGTCTGGTAA
- a CDS encoding dicarboxylate/amino acid:cation symporter — protein MKDKNNRYIPNPREFAQEIAEETRMLRHEITGGIMSIYYPLDFRRNNSLKNLSNQLRDLLEKKLWLKILIGMGLGIFLGLFLGPFGGYVDPAYAEVISEWIAIPGYIFLGLLKMIVVPLVFASIILGVASSQSMSALKKTGVSTAIYFVITTAIAAAIGLGMALYIHPGQFISGDLIESAVGSDVQVDTSALNFDTSILTLPASLIGGLLPSNPLGALASGEMLQVVIVAIIIGIALVSLNKEQSAPMIGVLNSVQAVCMTVVRWSMSLAPIAVFGLLTKFTIKLGIEALLGMMVYVGTVLASLLLLMCLNLLIVTVVARYNPFKFLKAVRDVMLLAFSTSSSAAVMPFSIKTAEEKLGVKPSISQFVVPLGATVNMNGTALYQGVATVFLAEVFGIELGPFQLLVVMVMAVAASIGTPSIPGVGIVVLALILNSVGIPTSGIALIMGVDRILDMSRTAVNVAGDLVACKVMNRLDGGKKAEQKASEIAEVKVEKVSEEKIEDKARANKDITASESSKA, from the coding sequence ATGAAAGATAAGAACAACCGTTATATTCCGAACCCGAGGGAATTCGCTCAGGAAATTGCAGAGGAGACCCGGATGCTTCGCCATGAAATCACTGGCGGAATAATGAGCATTTATTACCCTCTGGATTTCAGGCGCAACAATTCCCTGAAAAATCTGAGTAACCAGCTCCGTGATTTGCTTGAGAAGAAACTCTGGCTAAAGATTCTCATAGGCATGGGACTCGGCATCTTTCTGGGACTATTTCTCGGACCTTTTGGAGGGTACGTCGATCCCGCTTATGCGGAGGTCATAAGTGAATGGATTGCCATTCCGGGCTATATTTTCCTCGGGCTTCTGAAAATGATTGTGGTCCCTCTCGTTTTTGCCTCCATTATCCTTGGGGTGGCTTCAAGCCAGAGCATGAGCGCCCTAAAAAAGACGGGGGTTTCAACAGCTATTTATTTCGTAATTACAACTGCAATCGCAGCTGCTATCGGGCTTGGAATGGCGCTTTACATCCATCCCGGGCAGTTTATAAGCGGGGACCTTATTGAGAGTGCAGTGGGAAGTGATGTTCAGGTAGATACATCTGCTTTGAATTTCGATACTTCGATTCTGACCCTCCCCGCATCGCTTATCGGGGGGCTTCTCCCTTCGAATCCCCTCGGAGCTCTGGCTAGTGGGGAAATGCTGCAGGTTGTGATCGTTGCAATAATCATAGGTATTGCTCTTGTGTCTCTGAATAAGGAACAGTCAGCTCCGATGATCGGTGTACTCAACTCCGTGCAGGCTGTCTGTATGACTGTGGTCAGATGGAGCATGAGTCTTGCCCCTATCGCAGTTTTCGGGCTTCTCACCAAGTTTACTATCAAACTGGGAATAGAAGCCCTGCTCGGAATGATGGTATATGTGGGCACCGTACTTGCAAGCCTGCTGCTCCTCATGTGCCTGAACCTCCTTATTGTCACCGTTGTTGCAAGGTATAATCCCTTTAAGTTCCTTAAAGCCGTAAGAGATGTTATGCTCCTTGCTTTTTCCACGTCCAGTTCGGCTGCAGTTATGCCCTTTTCTATCAAGACCGCAGAAGAAAAGTTAGGGGTAAAACCTTCGATCTCACAGTTCGTAGTCCCTCTTGGAGCCACGGTAAATATGAACGGGACTGCGCTTTATCAGGGCGTAGCTACGGTCTTTCTGGCTGAAGTCTTCGGGATAGAGCTAGGGCCTTTCCAGCTCCTTGTAGTAATGGTTATGGCTGTTGCAGCATCCATTGGTACACCTTCGATTCCGGGGGTGGGAATTGTTGTCCTTGCCCTGATTCTCAACAGCGTAGGGATTCCTACAAGTGGGATAGCCCTCATAATGGGAGTTGACAGAATACTTGATATGAGCAGGACCGCGGTGAATGTAGCAGGCGACCTTGTGGCATGCAAAGTTATGAATCGTCTGGATGGAGGAAAAAAAGCTGAACAAAAGGCCAGTGAAATAGCTGAGGTAAAAGTTGAGAAAGTCTCGGAAGAAAAAATAGAGGATAAAGCTAGGGCAAATAAAGATATTACAGCATCTGAAAGTTCAAAGGCTTAA
- a CDS encoding aldehyde ferredoxin oxidoreductase family protein yields MTTEQYAIPGLKNVLYIDLTNQTYHIEERPDLYEKYLGGIGVATNLMLEEYKEGTEPLDPEMPVILSTGPLSGVYPTCTKTVALFRSPLNGELGESYAGGHLAMSLRYAGFETIVIKGSSRYPVYVTVHDDKVAFRDASSIWSLSSAIDVGQILRRVEPGAGRRSIIRIGPAGEKGVTYASVNVDTYRHFGRLGLGTVFGAKKLKALLVAGHQELKSPDHNAYKKMYGNLYETIVKTGLMEKYHNLGTSENILVLNELKGLPTRNLQATSIEGVEGISGENFAEKYLIRRVSCAGCPIGCVHVAMLKRQFSQAHEYETLNISYDFELIYALGSNLGVTDPEAVLELIDACEKTGVDIISMGVILAWVTEMQQRGKISTNETLGLKFSWGDKATYLRAIELVVQAPNEFYADLGKGVDYASKKYGGEDFAIRLGGLEIPGYHTGLGNMLGLSVGARHSHLDSAGYSADQKAFNQPTTDEKIVDYIIDEEDRRSILNCMVACLFARNVYTYENMVQALKCIGIERTEEELKELGMDIFRKKYELKKKFGFRYENLTLPKRFFETASTTGKLEEERVKKAIEMYVEKRGVKAL; encoded by the coding sequence ATGACAACAGAACAGTACGCTATTCCGGGTCTTAAAAACGTACTATACATCGACCTGACCAATCAGACTTATCACATTGAGGAAAGACCGGACCTCTATGAAAAATACCTCGGAGGCATAGGAGTTGCCACAAACCTCATGCTCGAAGAATATAAAGAAGGTACAGAACCTCTTGACCCCGAAATGCCGGTAATCCTCAGCACCGGTCCCCTCTCAGGCGTGTATCCCACCTGTACCAAAACAGTTGCACTGTTCCGTTCTCCCCTTAACGGAGAACTAGGAGAGTCTTATGCGGGAGGGCACCTTGCAATGTCCCTGCGTTATGCAGGATTTGAAACAATTGTTATCAAAGGTTCTTCCAGGTATCCTGTGTATGTGACGGTACACGATGACAAGGTTGCATTTAGGGACGCATCTTCCATATGGAGCCTCTCTTCTGCAATTGATGTGGGGCAGATCCTCCGCAGGGTAGAGCCCGGTGCAGGAAGGCGCAGCATTATCAGGATCGGGCCTGCAGGGGAGAAAGGAGTCACGTATGCAAGTGTAAACGTGGATACCTACAGGCACTTCGGGCGCCTGGGGCTCGGGACAGTTTTCGGGGCAAAGAAACTCAAGGCTCTTCTTGTTGCAGGACACCAGGAACTTAAAAGCCCAGACCACAATGCATACAAAAAAATGTACGGAAACCTTTACGAAACGATTGTAAAAACCGGGCTGATGGAAAAATACCATAACCTTGGCACAAGCGAAAATATCCTGGTCTTAAACGAACTCAAAGGACTCCCAACACGAAACCTGCAGGCAACCTCAATCGAAGGGGTAGAAGGCATCTCGGGAGAGAACTTTGCAGAAAAGTACCTGATCCGCAGGGTTTCGTGCGCCGGATGTCCCATAGGCTGCGTCCATGTAGCCATGTTGAAGCGTCAGTTCTCACAAGCTCACGAATATGAAACCCTCAACATTTCCTACGACTTTGAATTAATCTACGCTCTTGGTTCTAATCTTGGCGTTACTGACCCCGAGGCCGTGCTCGAGTTGATCGATGCCTGTGAAAAAACCGGGGTGGATATAATCAGCATGGGAGTCATACTTGCCTGGGTTACGGAGATGCAGCAGCGCGGGAAGATTTCCACCAACGAGACCCTGGGACTCAAATTTTCCTGGGGTGACAAAGCAACATACCTCAGGGCAATAGAGCTTGTAGTCCAGGCCCCTAACGAATTTTATGCAGACCTTGGAAAAGGAGTGGATTATGCCTCCAAAAAATACGGGGGAGAAGATTTTGCTATCCGCCTGGGGGGTCTCGAGATTCCCGGCTACCACACAGGGCTTGGAAACATGCTCGGGCTTTCGGTTGGAGCCCGACACTCCCACCTGGATAGCGCAGGTTATTCCGCAGACCAGAAAGCGTTCAACCAGCCGACAACGGATGAAAAAATTGTTGACTACATTATCGATGAAGAAGACCGCCGCAGCATCCTGAACTGCATGGTTGCCTGTCTCTTTGCCAGAAATGTCTATACATACGAAAACATGGTTCAGGCCCTGAAATGTATAGGGATAGAAAGGACCGAAGAAGAACTCAAAGAACTTGGAATGGACATCTTCAGGAAAAAGTACGAATTAAAGAAAAAATTCGGGTTCAGGTACGAAAATCTTACTCTTCCGAAAAGATTTTTTGAGACAGCCTCCACTACAGGAAAGCTCGAAGAAGAAAGGGTTAAAAAAGCAATTGAAATGTATGTGGAAAAAAGAGGAGTTAAGGCCCTCTGA
- a CDS encoding 4Fe-4S binding protein — MAKRLKVANPARCIGCYSCMMACARTWYDTISLKNSRINIQTRGGIETAYSMIVCHACVDPPCMRACPLGALTKRKGGGVTLNKEICDGCGNCIEACIVGAIHLDAEKKAVICKHCGVCTKFCPHDVLEMIEVEDSGELKVTDTSPVEDTSPESPTASHKELYGKKEPEVKK, encoded by the coding sequence ATGGCAAAAAGGCTAAAGGTTGCAAACCCGGCCCGCTGCATAGGCTGCTATTCCTGTATGATGGCCTGTGCAAGGACCTGGTACGATACCATATCTTTGAAAAACAGCAGAATTAACATCCAGACTCGTGGCGGAATCGAAACTGCGTATTCTATGATTGTCTGTCACGCCTGTGTTGACCCTCCGTGCATGAGAGCCTGCCCTCTTGGTGCGTTGACCAAAAGGAAAGGGGGAGGCGTTACTCTTAACAAGGAAATCTGTGACGGATGCGGAAACTGTATCGAAGCCTGCATAGTCGGGGCAATTCATCTGGATGCGGAAAAAAAAGCAGTCATTTGCAAGCACTGCGGAGTCTGCACAAAGTTTTGCCCGCATGATGTCCTTGAAATGATCGAGGTCGAAGATAGCGGAGAGTTGAAAGTCACGGATACGAGCCCGGTTGAAGATACGAGTCCTGAAAGCCCTACAGCTTCCCATAAGGAGCTTTACGGGAAAAAAGAGCCCGAGGTGAAAAAATGA
- a CDS encoding type 1 glutamine amidotransferase, with amino-acid sequence MKIHCIRHVNFETPGTITEWIERKNHFLSTTHLYENESFPEIDTFDLLIVMGGPMNIYEYEKYPWLREEKAFLEKAIAGRKAVLGICLGAQLLADILKAEVFKNDSKEIGWFPVFAERTEKAEIPLLEGIPEKFLAFHWHGDTFSLPGGAKKLFESEACKNQGFTYENRVVGLQFHLEMSNETIGNVIENCRDELVEGRYIQKEDEMLNRPDLLKESEQLMFRLLDNLEKTITY; translated from the coding sequence GTGAAAATCCACTGCATCCGGCACGTAAATTTTGAAACTCCCGGGACCATTACCGAATGGATAGAACGGAAAAATCATTTCCTGTCAACTACCCACTTATACGAAAACGAAAGCTTCCCGGAAATCGATACTTTCGACCTCCTCATAGTCATGGGAGGGCCCATGAATATTTATGAGTATGAAAAATATCCCTGGCTGAGGGAAGAAAAAGCCTTTCTCGAAAAAGCCATTGCAGGAAGAAAAGCAGTACTTGGGATTTGCCTTGGAGCCCAGCTGCTGGCTGATATCCTGAAGGCGGAAGTATTTAAGAATGACTCTAAAGAGATAGGGTGGTTCCCGGTATTTGCGGAAAGGACCGAAAAAGCCGAAATCCCGCTCCTCGAAGGTATCCCTGAAAAATTCCTTGCGTTTCACTGGCATGGGGACACCTTCAGCCTGCCGGGAGGGGCAAAGAAGCTCTTTGAAAGCGAAGCCTGCAAAAACCAGGGGTTCACTTATGAAAACAGAGTAGTAGGGCTGCAGTTTCATCTGGAAATGAGTAACGAGACAATCGGAAACGTAATTGAAAACTGCAGGGATGAACTCGTTGAAGGCAGATACATCCAGAAAGAAGATGAAATGCTGAACAGGCCTGATCTTCTTAAAGAATCCGAACAATTAATGTTCAGGCTGCTGGACAACCTTGAAAAAACAATTACTTACTGA